Proteins from a single region of Thunnus albacares chromosome 16, fThuAlb1.1, whole genome shotgun sequence:
- the LOC122999482 gene encoding gap junction Cx32.2 protein-like: MGDWDFLSELLYKVQSQSTVIGNVWLSVLFIFRITILITGAEKVWDDEQSKMICNTIQPGCENVCYDHAFPISHIRFWVLQIIFVSTPTLIYLGHVAHVIHKENKLREYKQTHSSEVVKVPKYSDEKGHVKIKGRLLGNYMTSIFFSIVLEVAFIVGQYYLYGFIMDPKIVCSQAPCPFTVECYMSRPTEKTIFIIFMLVVSCVSLLLNIMEIFYLMWSRSCRRKSKTVPAAAIALHPHINGDSLMKNENSADQTTLNH, translated from the exons ATGGGTGACTGGGATTTCCTGTCTGAACTGCTGTATAAGGTCCAGTCCCAGTCCACCGTCATCGGGAATGTCTGGCTCAGTGTGCTGTTTATCTTCAGGATCACGATCCTTATAACCGGAGCAGAGAAG GTGTGGGATGATGAACAGTCCAAAATGATCTGCAACACCATACAGCCTGGCTGCGAGAACGTCTGCTATGACCACGCCTTCCCGATCTCACACATTCGATTCTGGGTTCTCCAGATTATCTTCGTCTCGACGCCGACACTGATCTACCTCGGTCATGTCGCCCATGTCATCCATAAAGAGAATAAGCTAAGAGAATATAAGCAGACGCACTCGAGTGAAGTCGTCAAAGTTCCCAAGTACTCTGACGAAAAAGGCCACGTGAAGATTAAAGGCAGACTGCTGGGAAACTACATGACCTCCATCTTTTTTAGTATCGTTTTGGAGGTGGCGTTCATCGTGGGGCAGTATTATCTATACGGGTTCATCATGGATCCGAAAATCGTTTGCTCCCAAGCTCCCTGTCCCTTCACTGTAGAGTGTTACATGTCTCGACCCACCGAGAAGaccatcttcatcatcttcatgcTTGTAGTGTCATGCGTCTCTCTTCTGCTCAACATCATGGAGATCTTCTACCTGATGTGGTCTCGCTCATGCAGGAGAAAGTCTAAGACGGTGCCAGCAGCTGCTATTGCTCTTCATCCCCATATAAACGGTGACAGtctgatgaaaaatgagaaTTCAGCCGACCAAACTACTTTAAATCACTGA
- the c16h1orf198 gene encoding uncharacterized protein C1orf198 homolog codes for MAAATVAGLDAHRMEEKKLEYFSSINSMAKKIMQEREKIKSKHGSAWDKMTPQEQDTAIDSWMMDPHIRARYAAHRLERQEVVCYPKLLIQTGQKMVHFGEEDITWQDEHSAPFSWETKSQLDFSLTSGSVDQGLLASQSDSKTVKVPHPGQLGKNTPGPKVSVSEGRRPEEESSFWKISAERSRLEGEQADFQSLTPSQIKSLEKGEKSLPSYLRQETSVTPKEPEPADPPPPAPSRSTKQRAPKPPAPQPPVPVPVPVAVSATPASISISPSPAPPVSVSSSVAGWERSQSTLPSAGNAHDEMFSSGMMSKSPNVPAGVEKEKEEEASPNSPTFSQFNTSSSILKTGFDFLDNW; via the exons ATGGCGGCCGCGACCGTCGCGGGGCTCGACGCCCACAGGATGGAGGAGAAGAAGCTCGAGTACTTCTCCTCCATCAACTCAATGGCCAAGAAGATCAtgcaggagagggagaaaatcAAAAGCAAGCACGGCTCGGCCTGGGACAAGATGACGCCGCAGGAGCAGGACACCGCCATCGACAGCTGGATGATGGACCCGCACATCCGAGCCCGGTACGCAGCGCACAGACTGGAGCGACAAGAGGTGGTTTGTTACCCCAAACTGCTCATCCAGACCGGGCAGAAGATGGTCCATTTCGGGGAAGAG gatATAACTTGGCAAGATGAGCATTCTGCTCCGTTCTCCTGGGAAACCAAG AGTCAGCTGGACTTCAGTCTGACGTCAGGATCTGTGGATCAGGGTCTGCTGGCGTCTCAGTCGGACTCAAAGACCGTGAAGGTTCCTCATCCCGGCCAGCTGGGCAAGAACACACCAGGACCCAAG GTGTCTGTCAGCGAGGGCCGCAGGCCGGAGGAGGAGTCGTCTTTCTGGAAGATCAGCGCCGAGAGATCCAGACTGGAGGGAGAACAAGCCGACTTCCAGTCTCTCACCCCGAGTCAGATCAAATCCctggagaaaggagagaagtcGCTGCCCTCCTACCTGCGACAG GAGACGTCTGTGACCCCGAAGGAGCCCGAGCCGGCAGACCCCCCCCCTCCGGCTCCCAGCAGGTCCACCAAGCAGCGAGCACCCAAACCTCCGGCCCCGCAGCCCCCGGTCCCGGTCCCGGTCCCGGTGGCCGTCAGCGCGACGCCGGCGTCCATCTCCATCTCGCCGAGCCCGGCCCCGCCCGTCAGCGTGTCCTCGTCGGTGGCGGGCTGGGAGCGATCTCAGAGCACGCTGCCGTCGGCCGGCAACGCCCACGATGAGATGTTCTCCTCCGGCATGATGTCCAAGTCCCCCAACGTCCCGGCCGGcgtggagaaggagaaagaggaagaggctTCGCCCAACAGCCCCACCTTCTCCCAG TTCAACACAAGCAGCAGCATCCTGAAGACTGGATTCGACTTCTTAGACAACTGGTAA